The Raphanus sativus cultivar WK10039 chromosome 2, ASM80110v3, whole genome shotgun sequence genome includes a region encoding these proteins:
- the LOC108842070 gene encoding multiple C2 domain and transmembrane region protein 5-like, translating to MSNIKLGVEVISAHDLFHRDKQNSCSPFVELKFDNQIFRTTTKPNDPNPVWHESFFFLVPDPSFLSTRTLEAHVYSYQDGTDAKPFLGKVRVNGTSFVPRSEAAPFNYPLEKRSVFSRARGELGLRVFITDEPSITPSFQESPRAYIPSPRRSEPVRSSLNTADANMMSAGGNRTELTKPKTRTLYNVTPSVNQQQPTTMNYGMQEMREAPPRVVQYNGPAPPSDFSVKETSPLLGGGQIIGGRVVRGTKRLASGTYDLVEEMRFLFVRIVKARDLPDRDLTGSLDPFVEVKIGNFKGVTTHLDKNSDPEWNQVFAFAKENLQSNVLEIVVKDKDLILDDYVGTVRFDLNEVQSRVPPDSPLAPEWYRLENKRGEKKRAEIMLAVWEGTQADEAFGDAVFSDSLTSSDTSNIISANLRSKVYHSPRLWYLRVRIIEAQDVIIVSDKSRPPEAFVRIQIGNQMLKTRVSQRTFHPTWDQEFMFVVAEPFEENLVLSVEDQSAPNRDEPVGKAVIPLAAIEKRVDDKKFRSRWFHLEDSISDAMDEDKAKKVKFATRIHVAAALEGGYHVFDESTYYSSDLRPTAKPLWKKQPIGVLELGILNANGLHPVKTRDGKGVSDTYVVAKYGHKWVRSRTVINSLSPKYNEQYTWEVFDPATVLTICVFDNGHFSAGNGRDTTIGKVRIRLSTLQSGRVYTNAYPLLVLQPSGLKKRGELHLAVRFTCTSVSNMLMKYTKPLLPKMHYTQPLSVNLQEMLRVQALNIMVARLGRSEPPLRREVVEYMTDAKTHLFSMRRSKANFYRFTAVFSGVMSVWKWMGQVCSWRTPVTTALVHVLYTMLVMFPEMILPTVFLYMAVIGLWNYRFRPRFPPHMDTKLSYAESVNADELDEEFDIFPTMKDPDIVKRRYDRLRIVAGKIQSVVGDIAAQGERVQALLSWRDPRATAIFVTFCLIIAMVLYITPFKLFAILSGYYFMRHPRLRHRIPSTPLNFFRRLPAMTDSML from the exons ATGAGCAATATAAAGCTAGGCGTTGAAGTCATAAGCGCGCATGATCTGTTCCACAGAGACAAGCAAAACTCATGTAGCCCTTTCGTGGAACTCAAGTTTGATAACCAGATATTCCGCACAACCACAAAACCAAACGATCCAAACCCCGTCTGGCACGAGTCGTTCTTCTTCCTTGTCCCTGATCCTTCCTTCCTCTCCACCCGTACACTCGAAGCCCATGTCTACAGCTACCAGGACGGAACCGATGCTAAGCCCTTTCTTGGCAAAGTTCGAGTCAATGGAACATCCTTTGTTCCTCGCTCTGAGGCAGCTCCTTTCAACTACCCTCTAGAGAAACGCAGCGTTTTCTCTCGCGCTCGTGGAGAGCTTGGTCTTAGAGTCTTCATCACTGACGAACCTTCTATCACACCTTCTTTTCAAGAATCTCCTCGAGCTTATATCCCTAGTCCGCGGAGGAGTGAACCTGTAAGGAGCTCCCTAAACACAGCTGATGCTAACATGATGAGTGCTGGTGGTAATAGAACAGAGCTTACGAAGCCTAAAACACGTACGTTATATAACGTTACTCCTTCGGTGAACCAACAACAGCCGACAACGATGAACTATGGCATGCAGGAGATGAGAGAGGCTCCTCCAAGAGTAGTTCAATACAACGGTCCAGCTCCACCATCAGATTTCTCTGTGAAAGAAACAAGCCCTTTACTCGGTGGTGGACAGATCATTGGAGGACGAGTGGTCCGTGGTACAAAGAGACTAGCAAGTGGAACATATGATCTGGTtgaagagatgaggtttctcTTCGTGAGAATCGTGAAGGCGCGTGATCTCCCCGACAGAGACCTCACCGGAAGCCTAGACCCTTTTGTCGAAGTAAAGATCGGAAACTTCAAAGGAGTTACCACACATTTGGACAAGAACTCGGATCCGGAGTGGAACCAAGTCTTTGCCTTTGCTAAAGAGAATCTTCAGTCAAACGTTCTTGAAATAGTGGTCAAGGATAAAGACCTTATCCTTGATGATTACGTTGGTACTGTTCGGTTTGATTTAAATGAGGTTCAGTCTCGTGTTCCTCCGGATAGTCCTTTAGCTCCCGAGTGGTACAGACTTGAGAACAAGAGAGGTGAGAAGAAGAGAGCTGAGATCATGCTTGCTGTCTGGGAAGGTACTCAAGCTGACGAAGCTTTCGGTGATGCTGTCTTCTCGGACTCATTGACATCTTCGGACACCTCCAACATTATATCCGCCAACCTCCGGTCGAAAGTGTACCATTCTCCTCGGCTATGGTACCTAAGGGTGAGGATAATAGAAGCTCAGGACGTGATCATCGTGTCCGACAAGTCCCGTCCTCCCGAGGCCTTTGTGAGGATCCAGATTGGTAATCAGATGTTAAAGACGAGAGTCTCTCAGAGAACGTTTCATCCGACATGGGACCAGGAGTTCATGTTTGTAGTCGCGGAACCGTTTGAAGAAAACTTGGTCCTCTCGGTGGAAGACCAATCTGCACCTAACAGAGACGAGCCAGTAGGCAAAGCTGTGATTCCTCTCGCTGCTATCGAGAAACGTGTGGATGACAAGAAGTTTCGTAGCCGCTGGTTTCATCTGGAAGACTCCATCTCAGACGCAATGGATGAAGACAAAGCCAAAAAAGTGAAGTTCGCTACTAGGATCCACGTGGCCGCGGCTCTTGAGGGTGGCTACCACGTTTTCGACGAGTCTACTTACTACAGCAGCGATCTTAGACCAACGGCGAAACCGCTCTGGAAAAAACAACCGATAGGAGTCTTGGAGCTTGGGATACTCAACGCAAACGGGCTCCACCCGGTGAAAACTAGGGACGGGAAAGGCGTGTCGGACACGTACGTTGTTGCTAAGTACGGACACAAGTGGGTTCGGTCAAGAACTGTAATCAACAGTTTGAGTCCAAAGTACAATGAGCAGTACACATGGGAGGTTTTCGATCCGGCAACGGTTCTAACCATCTGCGTCTTCGACAACGGTCACTTCTCAGCTGGAAACGGGAGAGATACGACGATTGGGAAAGTACGTATCAGACTCTCCACTCTTCAGAGTGGTCGTGTCTACACGAACGCTTACCCTTTACTTGTTCTACAACCATCTGGTCTCAAGAAAAGAGGCGAGCTTCATTTAGCCGTGAGGTTCACATGCACATCAGTCTCAAACATGCTGATGAAATACACCAAACCTCTCTTGCCTAAAATGCATTACACACAACCTTTATCCGTTAACCTACAGGAAATGCTTAGGGTGCAGGCTCTCAACATAATGGTGGCTCGCCTAGGCCGCTCGGAGCCTCCGCTTAGACGTGAAGTAGTTGAGTATATGACAGATGCTAAGACTCATCTGTTCAGCATGAGGCGAAGCAAAGCCAACTTCTACAGGTTCACCGCGGTGTTCTCTGGAGTGATGTCGGTTTGGAAATGGATGGGACAGGTGTGCAGCTGGAGGACGCCGGTTACGACGGCGCTGGTGCACGTGCTGTACACAATGCTTGTGATGTTCCCGGAGATGATTTTGCCTACGGTGTTTCTGTATATGGCTGTGATTGGGCTGTGGAACTACAGGTTTAGGCCAAGGTTTCCTCCTCATATGGACACCAAACTGTCTTACGCAGAGAGTGTGAATGCTGATGAGCTGGACGAAGAGTTTGATATCTTCCCGACCATGAAGGATCCGGACATTGTTAAAAGGAG GTACGACCGGCTGAGGATTGTGGCGGGGAAGATACAGTCGGTGGTGGGAGACATAGCGGCACAGGGAGAGCGAGTGCAGGCCCTGTTGAGCTGGCGTGATCCACGTGCAACAGCAATATTCGTGACGTTCTGTTTAATCATAGCCATGGTTCTGTACATAACACCTTTTAAACTATTTGCTATCCTCTCTGGTTACTACTTCATGAGACACCCTAGGCTCCGACATCGTATTCCCTCCACTCCACTCAACTTTTTCCGACGACTTCCGGCCATGACAGACTCTATGCTCTGA